A window from Erythrobacter sp. YJ-T3-07 encodes these proteins:
- a CDS encoding Nramp family divalent metal transporter, producing the protein MGDQGEGEMMGDTTGDTGNRAQQHDMRDPEGPDAGQAPPTRGRMWRHLGPGIVVAATGVGAGDLVATLIAGSRFGYALLWAAVLGCIVKIALSEGSARYHLATGSTILAGWRSLGRWTSWYFGIYVIIWGFIYGATAMSATALPLTALFPGLSLRGWAIIAGLFGFAFVWFNKYETFETVMKLLVGTMFVIMVGLAILVAPSLPDLARGMTFTLPEGSLFYTLGLIGGVGGTITTAAYGYWTQAKGWRGTPWLPMMRVDNATAYIVTGIFVIAMLIVGAELLHSAGIALQDSDQGLLGLSGVLEERFGATIATLFLVGFAATSISSLLGVWQGMSLFFSDWWYQLKGREEGGHEGSNAYRFYLGWLTFPPMVLLFADRPFLLVIIYGAFGALFMPFLAITLLLLNNSERLPAHARNGAVANMTLAGSAILFIVLAVQQVAKLVG; encoded by the coding sequence ATGGGCGATCAAGGGGAGGGCGAGATGATGGGCGACACGACGGGCGACACTGGCAACCGCGCGCAGCAACACGACATGCGCGATCCGGAAGGGCCGGATGCAGGACAGGCACCGCCGACACGCGGTCGAATGTGGCGTCATCTCGGACCCGGCATCGTCGTCGCGGCGACCGGGGTGGGTGCGGGCGATCTGGTCGCCACGCTGATCGCCGGGTCGCGCTTCGGCTATGCCTTGCTGTGGGCTGCGGTTCTCGGCTGCATCGTGAAGATCGCGCTGTCCGAAGGCTCGGCCCGCTATCACCTCGCCACGGGATCGACCATTCTCGCGGGCTGGCGATCGCTGGGGCGCTGGACCAGCTGGTACTTCGGCATCTACGTCATCATCTGGGGTTTCATTTACGGCGCCACTGCGATGAGCGCGACCGCTCTGCCGCTGACCGCGCTGTTCCCGGGCCTGTCGCTGCGCGGCTGGGCGATCATCGCGGGCCTGTTCGGCTTCGCATTCGTCTGGTTCAACAAGTACGAAACCTTCGAGACGGTGATGAAGCTGCTCGTGGGCACGATGTTCGTCATCATGGTCGGCCTCGCAATCCTCGTCGCGCCGAGCCTGCCGGACCTTGCCCGCGGCATGACCTTCACGCTGCCCGAAGGCTCGCTGTTCTACACGCTGGGCCTGATCGGCGGGGTCGGCGGGACGATCACGACCGCCGCCTATGGCTACTGGACGCAGGCCAAGGGATGGCGCGGCACGCCGTGGCTGCCGATGATGCGGGTCGACAATGCCACCGCGTATATCGTGACGGGCATCTTCGTCATCGCCATGCTGATCGTGGGTGCCGAGCTGCTCCATTCCGCAGGGATCGCGCTGCAGGATAGCGACCAAGGGCTGCTGGGCCTCTCGGGCGTGCTGGAGGAGCGGTTCGGGGCGACGATCGCGACGCTGTTCCTGGTCGGCTTTGCCGCCACCTCGATCTCATCCCTGCTTGGCGTGTGGCAGGGCATGAGCCTATTCTTTTCCGACTGGTGGTATCAGCTGAAGGGCCGCGAGGAGGGCGGGCACGAGGGCAGCAATGCCTATCGTTTCTACCTCGGCTGGCTCACCTTTCCGCCGATGGTCCTGCTGTTTGCCGATCGCCCGTTCCTGCTGGTGATCATCTACGGCGCGTTCGGCGCGCTGTTCATGCCGTTCCTCGCCATCACATTGCTGCTGCTGAACAATTCGGAGCGCCTGCCGGCGCATGCCCGCAACGGCGCGGTCGCCAACATGACGCTGGCGGGATCGGCGATCCTGTTCATCGTGCTCGCGGTGCAGCAGGTCGCGAAGCTGGTCGGCTGA
- a CDS encoding HNH endonuclease, protein MIELLGDTDPWVATTSGERLLFLLLRNHQEWRVLADSLTGANLRIGRRYDNLSSFFIGASVLHLQQRLLRLAHDVRDQVPDRWQQATELRARACDVIQLTPLDYDGDYGALIEEVLTSAEQMPREPSPGLKKLVLQNGPDSCYSCGRMFGAIYDDGPAPDGLKTTADHIWPRALGGDTSEANLLPACPSCNSAKGQIAAWQMAWIQPVVFADVDEVNGLKSLQREVKMALHVRAAMTYAHKNGSTLRDALLAIGPREAPVRIDVDQGYDFFNLRVHDDIRTSVEWTPT, encoded by the coding sequence ATGATCGAACTCCTGGGCGATACGGATCCGTGGGTGGCCACGACTTCGGGGGAGAGACTCCTTTTTCTTCTCCTCCGGAACCACCAGGAATGGCGCGTGCTTGCAGACTCGCTCACAGGCGCCAACCTGCGGATCGGACGACGCTACGACAATCTGTCGAGCTTCTTCATCGGCGCCTCCGTGCTCCACCTTCAGCAACGTTTGCTGCGGCTGGCCCACGATGTTCGCGACCAGGTACCCGATCGATGGCAACAAGCGACCGAGCTGCGGGCGCGCGCCTGTGACGTCATCCAACTGACACCGCTGGACTATGACGGCGATTATGGCGCGCTCATCGAGGAGGTGCTCACCAGCGCCGAACAGATGCCGAGAGAGCCGAGTCCCGGGCTGAAGAAGCTGGTCCTTCAGAACGGTCCGGACTCCTGCTACAGCTGCGGTCGCATGTTCGGTGCCATTTACGATGACGGCCCGGCACCCGATGGCCTCAAGACGACAGCGGATCACATTTGGCCACGCGCTCTCGGCGGAGACACCAGCGAGGCTAACCTGCTTCCTGCTTGCCCTTCCTGCAATAGCGCCAAAGGGCAGATTGCCGCGTGGCAGATGGCATGGATCCAGCCAGTCGTGTTCGCGGACGTCGATGAGGTGAACGGTCTCAAGAGCCTGCAGCGTGAGGTAAAAATGGCGCTGCATGTGCGCGCGGCGATGACCTACGCCCACAAGAACGGCAGCACGTTGCGCGACGCTCTGCTCGCCATCGGCCCCCGCGAGGCACCAGTCCGGATCGACGTAGATCAAGGCTATGATTTCTTCAATTTGCGAGTGCACGACGACATTCGCACGAGCGTGGAATGGACACCGACCTGA
- a CDS encoding DGQHR domain-containing protein: protein MDTDLMEYTYEAFVFHQRADGNGPTLALFHAPAGEVSAWADVDRLAHDNRLAPQREPKKSRINSIRRFFADDPQNTIPTAIVVGLRGVTIEGNGPVWTLHFETTEGQPHPGLIIDGQHRMRGLEAADPATVVPVVAIIEASDLEMAFQFLVINNKSAKVPPDHLRALALNYPAEQLEARLKTARLALNANLGSVGVLDEDPDSPFRGMIAWPNNPPEQRVIVPAAIEAMASEAKSLGFGELEDLDSLNAFLIAMWTLIKEEWAHLFVHNSKLLSKVGLTCMTQFVCSTIKTWARNPRLRDQVDPGDPDKVRAVTSDVLATLDPKFFEADWASTSYDTRAGRDLVMQDLETLSFNVANGEPWYDGLKVISRSWLQESLAAAGGAAIPPEEDEAPE from the coding sequence ATGGACACCGACCTGATGGAATACACCTACGAAGCCTTCGTCTTCCACCAGCGTGCCGATGGCAATGGCCCGACGCTTGCCCTCTTTCACGCTCCCGCCGGCGAGGTGTCTGCTTGGGCCGATGTAGACCGTCTCGCCCATGACAATCGGTTGGCACCGCAGCGCGAGCCGAAGAAGAGCCGCATCAACAGCATCCGCCGCTTCTTCGCCGATGACCCGCAGAACACCATCCCGACCGCGATCGTCGTCGGCCTGCGCGGCGTGACGATAGAGGGCAACGGGCCCGTGTGGACGCTGCACTTCGAAACCACCGAGGGACAACCTCATCCTGGTCTCATCATCGACGGCCAGCACCGTATGCGGGGGCTCGAGGCGGCCGACCCCGCCACCGTGGTGCCCGTCGTTGCCATCATCGAGGCGAGCGACCTCGAGATGGCATTCCAGTTCTTGGTGATCAACAACAAGTCGGCCAAGGTTCCGCCCGACCACCTCCGCGCCCTTGCTCTGAATTACCCAGCCGAACAGCTGGAAGCCCGTCTCAAGACGGCCCGCCTGGCGCTCAACGCGAACCTCGGTTCGGTGGGCGTTCTCGACGAGGACCCTGACAGCCCGTTCCGCGGCATGATCGCTTGGCCCAACAACCCTCCGGAGCAGCGCGTGATCGTGCCGGCCGCGATCGAGGCGATGGCCTCCGAGGCGAAATCGCTCGGCTTCGGCGAACTCGAAGACTTGGACAGCCTCAACGCGTTCCTCATCGCGATGTGGACCTTGATCAAGGAGGAATGGGCCCATCTGTTCGTTCACAACAGCAAGCTCCTGTCCAAGGTCGGCCTCACCTGCATGACCCAGTTCGTCTGCTCGACCATCAAGACGTGGGCTCGCAATCCGCGGCTGCGCGACCAAGTGGATCCCGGCGATCCCGACAAGGTTCGGGCGGTCACCAGTGACGTGCTGGCGACGCTCGATCCCAAATTCTTCGAAGCCGACTGGGCCAGCACGAGCTACGACACGCGTGCCGGACGTGACCTCGTCATGCAGGATCTCGAGACACTGTCCTTCAATGTCGCCAATGGCGAACCCTGGTATGACGGCCTCAAGGTGATCAGCCGTAGTTGGCTTCAGGAGTCGCTCGCGGCCGCTGGCGGTGCGGCGATTCCTCCCGAGGAGGATGAGGCCCCCGAATAG
- the dpdD gene encoding protein DpdD, which translates to MIEHLPPQEQAWLGRFFASPNELSWEALLDGSALPREADQVRQWLSLLGSRAAAPLILPFMRDGAVTGWYATTQGASGGYELGDEINAWLGPTWLSRFERVPEDSNDPMATALRDRFGGTVYRFTGADAAAMQMISARLSEFAGVLERRPVATRTRVRPVGAIRGDFERALLAGDETQAEAMIAEFKQTGRLNEENLRYLEVRLSAGLGLWPQIARDHWLIKTLSDLALPPQILADLIEALYRTYIEEAETAGDGAAMRDAFARHVATPYHKLFGSRRGIRAPRVVKAFALYEQLQPSPDAAIIDALLALLPTGTDTSLFEFAPALQPVPTSATTLDQADEAFDDGHFDRAFEFYLRLPANRKTISRLVSCVGTIGTDEARDRLLEVVDQAGDELGESLAPAVVAKLESLKQAPAADASPSPDLAGPSGANPWMRWAEHLQGGHDLAGAERDVESAATNWDASEIRQSSHLAQQFADMVGGLNDDAGVVARAAVPQIYAGFFPDDVPSSPAARPVASLLFLLIAMDETLSRADLDLLAQLTSLLIEQGLSPDDYVSLMGDLEDVQKRIGSYAYLPWSLDVSEALAILPCPSEDARDARLRLFLQVLGQAAGFAHRLAPADLLPIEALAKDYGVGPEAVTALKREAATDEAAAAFLPSLAGKTIGIYTLAEAAGSRAKSALENLFPGCRVVVNSDLVATAQLTSLAKAADLFVFAWKSSSHQAFYCVKDALAGKEPIWAPGKGTASILRAVLEHLG; encoded by the coding sequence ATGATCGAGCATCTGCCTCCGCAGGAACAGGCGTGGCTGGGGCGTTTCTTCGCGAGCCCCAACGAGTTGAGCTGGGAAGCGCTTCTCGACGGCTCGGCGCTGCCGCGCGAGGCCGACCAGGTCCGACAGTGGCTCAGCCTTCTTGGCTCGCGTGCGGCCGCGCCGCTCATCCTGCCCTTCATGCGTGACGGGGCGGTCACGGGCTGGTACGCGACCACGCAAGGCGCGTCGGGGGGCTATGAGCTAGGTGACGAGATCAACGCCTGGCTTGGCCCGACCTGGCTCAGCCGGTTCGAGCGTGTGCCCGAGGATTCGAACGATCCGATGGCGACAGCGCTGCGGGACCGCTTCGGGGGCACCGTCTACCGATTCACCGGTGCCGACGCCGCCGCAATGCAGATGATTTCGGCACGGCTTAGCGAGTTTGCGGGGGTTCTGGAGCGCAGGCCGGTCGCGACGCGGACGCGGGTCCGCCCGGTCGGAGCGATCCGTGGCGACTTCGAACGGGCGCTGCTTGCTGGCGACGAAACCCAGGCAGAGGCGATGATCGCCGAGTTCAAGCAGACCGGGCGCCTCAACGAGGAGAATCTGCGCTATCTCGAGGTGCGGCTGAGCGCCGGGCTTGGACTGTGGCCGCAGATCGCGCGCGATCATTGGCTCATCAAGACCTTGTCCGATCTCGCGCTGCCGCCCCAGATCCTCGCCGATCTGATCGAGGCGCTGTACCGGACATATATCGAGGAAGCCGAGACCGCAGGCGATGGTGCCGCAATGCGTGACGCGTTCGCGCGGCATGTTGCGACCCCCTATCACAAGCTATTCGGGTCGCGCCGGGGCATTCGTGCGCCGCGGGTCGTCAAGGCATTCGCGCTGTATGAGCAGCTCCAGCCCAGCCCTGACGCCGCGATCATCGATGCATTGCTCGCCCTATTGCCGACCGGGACCGATACTTCGCTGTTCGAGTTCGCGCCCGCTCTGCAACCCGTTCCCACGTCAGCTACGACGCTCGATCAAGCCGACGAAGCATTCGACGATGGCCATTTCGATCGCGCGTTCGAATTTTACCTGCGGCTCCCGGCCAACAGAAAGACGATCAGCAGGCTTGTCTCCTGCGTCGGCACGATCGGGACCGATGAGGCGCGCGACCGCCTGCTCGAGGTCGTTGACCAAGCCGGCGACGAACTCGGCGAAAGCTTGGCCCCGGCCGTCGTTGCGAAGCTCGAGAGCCTCAAACAGGCGCCCGCCGCAGACGCGTCTCCTTCCCCCGACCTAGCAGGCCCCAGCGGCGCAAACCCGTGGATGCGCTGGGCCGAACATTTGCAGGGCGGTCATGACCTCGCCGGTGCGGAGCGGGACGTGGAGTCGGCCGCGACCAATTGGGACGCTTCGGAGATCAGGCAGAGCAGCCACCTGGCGCAACAGTTCGCCGACATGGTCGGCGGCTTGAATGATGACGCCGGTGTGGTCGCCCGGGCCGCCGTTCCGCAAATCTATGCCGGCTTCTTTCCCGATGATGTGCCGTCATCGCCGGCCGCACGGCCCGTTGCGTCGTTGCTGTTCCTGCTGATCGCGATGGACGAGACGCTCTCCCGGGCCGATCTCGACCTGCTTGCTCAACTGACGAGCTTGCTGATCGAGCAGGGACTGTCGCCCGACGATTACGTGTCGCTGATGGGCGACCTTGAAGATGTGCAGAAGCGCATCGGGTCCTATGCCTATCTCCCGTGGAGCCTAGACGTAAGCGAAGCGCTGGCGATCCTGCCATGCCCCTCAGAGGATGCGCGCGACGCTCGCCTGAGGCTTTTTCTTCAGGTGCTCGGGCAAGCGGCCGGCTTCGCTCATCGGCTGGCTCCGGCGGACCTGCTCCCGATCGAGGCGCTGGCGAAGGATTACGGTGTCGGGCCGGAGGCGGTCACTGCGCTGAAGCGCGAGGCGGCAACGGACGAGGCCGCCGCGGCATTCCTCCCGAGCCTCGCCGGCAAGACGATCGGCATTTACACGCTGGCGGAGGCAGCCGGCAGCCGGGCCAAGTCAGCTCTGGAGAACCTGTTCCCGGGTTGCAGGGTCGTTGTGAACTCCGACCTTGTCGCGACGGCGCAACTCACCAGCCTCGCGAAAGCGGCCGACCTGTTCGTCTTCGCCTGGAAGAGCAGCAGTCATCAGGCCTTCTACTGCGTAAAGGATGCGCTGGCGGGCAAGGAGCCGATCTGGGCGCCGGGCAAGGGAACGGCCAGTATCTTGCGGGCAGTCCTCGAACATCTCGGATGA
- the dpdK gene encoding phospholipase D-like domain-containing protein DpdK: MSFETRRIFKSAVTSQNLIRELLQMMFLGELLAPGGQRAWLVSPWISNIVLFDNRAGGFGTINPEWGNREIRLIEVMTDVMARGTALGIATSLDSHNDPLIHALTMAADEGGLGDRLCIVRRQHLHIKGVLLKRGLLTGSMNLTYNGLEPNDEMVVYDTTPKTLAEARINFESYVGAGR; this comes from the coding sequence ATGAGCTTCGAGACGCGACGCATCTTCAAGAGCGCTGTCACCAGCCAGAATCTGATCCGCGAACTGCTGCAGATGATGTTCCTCGGCGAACTGCTGGCGCCGGGCGGCCAACGCGCCTGGCTGGTCAGCCCGTGGATCAGCAATATCGTCCTGTTCGACAACCGCGCCGGCGGTTTCGGCACGATCAATCCCGAATGGGGCAATCGCGAGATTCGGCTGATCGAGGTGATGACCGACGTGATGGCGCGCGGGACGGCGCTGGGCATCGCCACCAGCCTCGATAGCCACAATGATCCGCTGATCCACGCGCTCACCATGGCCGCTGACGAAGGCGGGCTTGGCGACAGACTGTGTATCGTCCGCCGGCAGCACCTGCACATCAAGGGCGTGTTGCTGAAGCGTGGCCTGCTGACGGGCTCGATGAACCTCACCTATAACGGCCTCGAGCCCAACGACGAGATGGTCGTCTACGACACGACCCCCAAGACGCTGGCCGAGGCGCGGATCAACTTCGAATCCTATGTCGGGGCCGGCAGATGA